From a single Thalassophryne amazonica chromosome 7, fThaAma1.1, whole genome shotgun sequence genomic region:
- the onecutl gene encoding one cut domain, family member, like — MDGSLGEMSLHSHSDLTHTQDGRAMLHSRDLSAAFPRPSLGGPSMSLEPEPRPPGFDHTMSALGYSGDSPSSSGSTYTTLTPLQPFDDKFHHHHHHHHPCLPVSNVIGSFTLMREDRGLGANFYNPYSKDLAMSQSLSPPSTGSGLGSSMHGYGSLGNSPSGNSGQMLHGGYDVHSGNLFCRTSDFGREMSPPGLGGSDASVSHQLNKMEVHQHAPSHHPHIYSQHYQPHHHPSQQASKMVDHLHSSSSASSSPGEGMLPGSQGGGESGGGAGEEINTRDVAQRIITELKRYSIPQAIFAERVLCRSQGTLSDLLRNPKPWGKLKSGRETFKRMSRWLQEPEFQRMASLRLEACKRKEQEQNKLERNQGPKRTRLVFTDLQRRTLMAIFRENHRPTKELQVTISQQLGLELSTVSNFFMNARRRNLNKWADEGRPSSTGSSGSSVSSSAVSCSTA, encoded by the exons ATGGATGGGAGTCTTGGGGAGATGTCCCTCCACAGCCACTCTGATCTGACTCACACCCAGGACGGCAGGGCTATGTTACACTCACGGGACCTTTCAGCTGCTTTCCCTAGGCCTTCCCTCGGGGGCCCTTCAATGTCTCTGGAGCCCGAGCCCCGTCCTCCAGGCTTTGATCACACCATgtcagcacttggctacagtggtgaCTCCCCTTCCAGCTCTGGCAGCACCTACACCACCCTGACACCTTTACAACCCTTCGACGATAAGttccaccaccatcaccaccaccaccacccctgcctgccTGTCAGCAACGTTATCGGCAGCTTCACTCTCATGCGTGAAGACAGAGGACTTGGCGCCAACTTCTACAACCCTTACAGCAAAGACCTGGCAATGTCCCAAAGTTTGTCACCCCCATCCACAGGTTCAGGCCTTGGCTCATCCATGCATGGCTATGGCAGTTTGGGCAACAGCCCCAGTGGTAACAGTGGCCAGATGCTCCACGGCGGCTACGATGTCCACAGCGGGAACCTCTTCTGTCGGACGTCAGATTTCGGCCGTGAGATGTCCCCACCAGGGCTTGGAGGAAGTGATGCATCAGTCAGCCATCAGTTGAACAAAATGGAAGTCCATCAGCATGCTCCAAGCCACCACCCTCACATCTACAGCCAGCACTACCAGCCACACCACCACCCAAGCCAGCAGGCTTCCAAGATGGTCGATCACCTACACTCCTCTTCGTCAGCTTCATCATCGCCCGGTGAGGGCATGCTTCCAGGCTCACAGGGTGGCGGAGAAAGTGGAGGCGGCGCCGGAGAGGAGATAAACACCAGGGATgtagcccagaggatcatcactgaGCTGAAACGCTACAGCATCCCCCAGGCCATTTTTGCCGAGAGGGTCCTGTGTAGGTCGCAGGGCACGTTGTCTGACCTCCTGAGGAACCCCAAGCCCTGGGGCAAGCTCAAGTCTGGCCGTGAGACCTTTAAGAGGATGTCCCGCTGGCTCCAGGAGCCTGAGTTTCAAAGAATGGCCTCGCTCCGGCTGGAGG CCTGCAAGCGGAAGGAGCAGGAGCAGAACAAGCTAGAACGCAACCAGGGCCCGAAGCGCACCAGGCTGGTGTTCACGGACCTGCAGCGGCGTACGCTCATGGCCATCTTCAGGGAGAACCACCGCCCGACCAAGGAGCTACAGGTCACCATCTCCCAGCAGTTGGGCCTGGAGCTGTCCACCGTCAGCAACTTCTTCATGAACGCCCGCCGCCGCAACCTCAACAAGTGGGCAGACGAGGGCCGTCCCTCCTCCACGGGCTCCTCGGGTTCCAGCGTTTCCTCTTCCGCAGTGTCCTGCAGCACGGCGTGA